In Desulfonatronospira thiodismutans ASO3-1, a single window of DNA contains:
- the radC gene encoding RadC family protein: MEKRAIMDSQKPHYTGHRQRLKKRLDNDPSSLQDYEILELVLGYALPRKDTKPLAKALLNRYPTFKDLLAARPGDLQAIDGIGPGIITFFRLWGEFWARTDRSGLSTRSTLDSPEKVARLARSRLQFKSIEEFWAIMVDNKNRLIDFEKMSRGTVDQAPVFPREILTVALEKRASGVILLHNHPGGDPHPSFQDRELTRKIREVSTALGVRLLDHVIISEDSFFSFQEHGFL, encoded by the coding sequence ATGGAGAAGCGAGCGATTATGGATTCCCAGAAGCCGCACTATACAGGTCATCGCCAGAGACTGAAAAAGCGTCTCGACAACGATCCCTCCAGCCTGCAGGACTATGAAATCCTGGAGCTGGTCCTGGGGTACGCCCTGCCCAGGAAAGACACCAAACCCCTGGCCAAGGCCCTTCTCAACCGGTACCCCACCTTCAAGGACCTGCTGGCTGCAAGGCCCGGCGACCTGCAGGCTATTGACGGCATCGGTCCGGGTATTATTACATTTTTTAGACTCTGGGGAGAATTCTGGGCCAGGACGGACAGGTCCGGACTTAGTACCAGAAGCACCCTGGACTCCCCGGAAAAGGTGGCCCGCCTGGCCCGGTCCAGGCTTCAATTCAAGTCCATAGAAGAATTCTGGGCCATCATGGTGGACAATAAAAACCGGCTGATTGACTTTGAAAAAATGAGCCGGGGCACAGTGGATCAGGCTCCGGTCTTCCCCAGGGAAATCCTCACGGTTGCCCTGGAAAAAAGGGCCAGCGGGGTTATTCTGCTGCACAACCATCCCGGTGGCGACCCGCACCCCTCTTTTCAGGACCGGGAACTGACCAGAAAAATCAGGGAGGTATCAACAGCCCTGGGAGTAAGGCTTCTGGACCATGTGATTATTTCCGAGGACAGTTTTTTCAGTTTTCAGGAACACGGTTTTCTTTAA
- the holA gene encoding DNA polymerase III subunit delta produces MSRPGFYFFFCPDAGLVKRQIHKTLEPYDPDSWEINTLWSDDPELDQKLWKALNMANMMGPSRVVVVRNCQVFKDAQWKALAPALKGFKSGIWPFFCLEGQWDKQKPKIPAVLENKKFFKIARERGWIWQFPGITRQNLPRYLEKRARETGLVFAPGVQEKLVNILPLNSLGVDQELEKLLLLANDQGKVEAEHLDIVEPRADLDIFAQMQSIQQGKNITLVWQKFFRDQQTGQEALFPFLGLLLHEARVLWHLAAGEEDRVFLYPRTKNEKKRLARQLGPRNIARLWDMILEAEAGVKSGTILQDQALEKLTADLYQLFRQK; encoded by the coding sequence ATGTCCAGACCCGGTTTTTACTTTTTTTTCTGCCCGGATGCGGGCCTTGTCAAAAGACAGATTCACAAAACCCTTGAACCATACGACCCGGACTCCTGGGAAATAAACACCCTCTGGAGCGATGACCCGGAGCTTGATCAGAAGCTGTGGAAGGCCCTGAACATGGCCAATATGATGGGACCTTCCAGAGTGGTTGTTGTCCGCAACTGCCAGGTCTTCAAAGATGCCCAGTGGAAAGCCCTGGCTCCGGCTCTCAAGGGATTCAAATCCGGAATCTGGCCTTTTTTCTGCCTGGAGGGCCAGTGGGATAAACAAAAACCCAAAATTCCAGCTGTCCTGGAAAATAAGAAGTTTTTCAAAATCGCCCGGGAAAGGGGCTGGATCTGGCAGTTTCCTGGAATTACCAGGCAGAACCTGCCCAGGTACCTGGAAAAAAGAGCCCGGGAAACCGGTCTTGTATTTGCTCCCGGTGTGCAGGAGAAACTGGTGAACATCCTGCCTCTTAACAGCCTGGGTGTGGACCAGGAACTGGAAAAGCTTCTTCTTCTGGCCAATGACCAGGGAAAAGTCGAGGCAGAGCACCTGGACATAGTCGAGCCCAGGGCCGACCTGGACATATTCGCCCAGATGCAGAGCATCCAGCAGGGGAAAAACATTACCCTGGTATGGCAAAAGTTTTTCAGGGATCAGCAGACAGGCCAGGAGGCCCTGTTCCCTTTTCTGGGGCTTCTTCTGCACGAGGCCCGTGTCCTGTGGCATCTGGCCGCCGGTGAAGAGGACAGGGTGTTTTTGTATCCCAGGACCAAAAACGAAAAAAAAAGGCTGGCCAGGCAGCTTGGCCCCCGAAATATCGCCCGGCTCTGGGACATGATCCTTGAAGCCGAAGCCGGAGTAAAATCAGGAACCATCCTTCAGGACCAGGCCCTGGAAAAGCTCACCGCCGATCTCTACCAGCTATTCAGGCAGAAGTGA
- the leuS gene encoding leucine--tRNA ligase, translating to MQERRYSPEEIEKKWQQIWEEHKTFEVTHRETDRPRYYVLEMFPYPSGRIHMGHVRNYSIGDVVARMKMMQGYNVLHPMGWDAFGMPAENAAIKNNTHPAHWTYQNIDYMRSELKRLGYSYDWSRELATCHPGYYQWEQLFFLKFYEKGLVYRKKAPVNWCPTCVTVLANEQVEAGQCWRCDSMVEKRELSQWFLRITDYAEELLKDLDQLSGGWPERVISMQKNWIGKSTGMEIDFPVQGLDEKITVFTTRHDTLFGATFMSLAPEHEMVPRLIRDNPDQEKIQEFISRTTSQEHEERTADDTEKEGIFTGSYCINPATGKKMPIYLANFVLAEYGTGAVMAVPAHDQRDLEFARKYSLPVRVVVRPREMDEPLPEELDEAFADPGLAVNSGRFNNKPTSQVQEEIADYLEGLQAGRRAVNYRLRDWNISRQRFWGAPIPVIYCEKCGIVPVPAGELPVVLPQEAELPRDGRSPLPEMESFIRVDCPECGQEARRETDTMDTFVESSWYFARFTSPRKADGAFDSEAIKYWLPVDQYIGGIEHAILHLLYARFFVKALRDLGYWDLNEPFANLLTQGMVLKDGAKMSKSKGNVVDPDEMIRRFGADTVRLYCLFASPPEKDLEWSDSAIEGSYRFLNRLWRTVHELSGVISPVGPCLAMEGQGLTPEEKELRAAEHEAMRRATRDMLDRFQFNTAIAACMELLNTIGQHRESLRQSPSGPQVLSSALSTVLTVLAPITPHICEELWSHMGYQHSLAWSRWPEYDPRAVVRQEITVVIQVNGKLRSSINVPAEMDQEELKNLCLEDEKVKKHIQGKDVVKVISVPKKLVNIVVR from the coding sequence ATGCAGGAACGCAGGTACAGTCCCGAGGAGATAGAAAAAAAGTGGCAGCAGATATGGGAGGAGCACAAAACCTTTGAAGTCACTCACAGGGAGACTGACAGGCCCAGGTACTACGTCCTGGAAATGTTTCCCTATCCCTCCGGACGTATTCACATGGGCCACGTGCGCAACTATTCCATCGGCGACGTGGTGGCCAGGATGAAGATGATGCAGGGATACAACGTCCTGCACCCCATGGGCTGGGATGCTTTCGGCATGCCAGCGGAAAACGCGGCCATCAAGAACAACACCCATCCAGCCCACTGGACCTACCAGAACATCGACTACATGCGCAGCGAGCTCAAAAGGCTCGGATACTCCTACGACTGGAGCAGGGAGCTGGCCACCTGCCATCCTGGATATTACCAGTGGGAGCAGCTTTTTTTCCTCAAGTTCTATGAAAAGGGCCTGGTTTACCGCAAAAAGGCCCCGGTCAACTGGTGTCCCACCTGCGTTACCGTTCTGGCCAACGAGCAGGTGGAGGCCGGACAGTGCTGGCGCTGCGACTCCATGGTGGAAAAACGCGAACTCTCACAGTGGTTTCTGCGCATAACAGATTATGCAGAAGAGCTGCTAAAAGACCTGGACCAGCTTTCAGGCGGCTGGCCGGAACGGGTCATCAGCATGCAGAAGAACTGGATCGGGAAAAGCACCGGCATGGAGATAGACTTTCCGGTTCAGGGGCTGGATGAAAAGATCACGGTCTTTACCACCAGGCATGACACCCTGTTCGGGGCCACCTTCATGAGCCTGGCCCCGGAGCATGAAATGGTGCCCCGGCTTATCCGGGACAACCCCGACCAGGAAAAAATCCAGGAATTTATCTCCAGGACCACCTCCCAGGAACACGAAGAGCGCACCGCAGACGATACGGAAAAGGAAGGCATATTCACCGGAAGCTACTGCATCAACCCGGCCACCGGGAAAAAAATGCCCATTTACTTAGCCAACTTCGTCCTGGCCGAATACGGTACCGGTGCAGTCATGGCCGTGCCTGCACATGACCAGAGGGACCTGGAGTTTGCGCGCAAGTACAGTCTCCCGGTGCGGGTGGTGGTCAGACCCCGGGAGATGGACGAACCTCTGCCTGAAGAGCTGGACGAGGCCTTTGCCGATCCTGGGCTGGCTGTCAATTCCGGGCGGTTCAACAACAAGCCTACTTCGCAGGTGCAGGAGGAGATAGCCGACTACCTGGAAGGACTTCAGGCCGGACGCAGGGCCGTCAACTATCGCCTGCGGGACTGGAACATCTCCAGGCAGCGCTTCTGGGGTGCTCCCATTCCGGTAATCTACTGTGAAAAATGCGGCATCGTTCCCGTACCTGCCGGCGAGCTGCCCGTTGTTTTGCCCCAGGAGGCTGAGCTGCCCAGGGACGGACGCTCCCCCCTTCCGGAAATGGAAAGCTTTATCCGGGTGGACTGCCCTGAATGCGGCCAAGAGGCCAGGCGGGAAACAGACACCATGGACACCTTTGTTGAATCCTCCTGGTATTTCGCCAGGTTCACCTCGCCTCGAAAGGCAGACGGTGCCTTTGATTCAGAAGCCATAAAATACTGGCTTCCTGTGGACCAGTACATAGGCGGGATTGAACACGCCATTTTGCATCTTCTTTATGCCCGTTTTTTTGTCAAGGCCCTGCGCGACCTTGGATACTGGGACCTGAATGAGCCCTTTGCCAATCTTCTCACCCAGGGCATGGTCCTCAAAGACGGGGCCAAGATGTCCAAATCCAAGGGCAACGTGGTGGACCCGGATGAAATGATAAGGCGCTTCGGAGCCGATACCGTCCGCCTCTACTGCCTGTTCGCCTCTCCCCCGGAAAAGGACCTGGAATGGAGCGATTCCGCCATTGAAGGCTCCTACAGGTTTTTAAACCGTCTCTGGAGGACTGTACACGAGCTGTCGGGAGTTATCTCCCCGGTTGGACCATGCCTGGCCATGGAAGGCCAGGGCCTGACCCCGGAAGAAAAAGAACTGCGGGCTGCCGAACACGAGGCCATGCGCCGGGCCACTCGGGACATGCTGGACAGGTTTCAGTTCAATACCGCCATTGCCGCCTGCATGGAACTTTTAAACACCATCGGCCAGCACCGTGAGTCCCTCAGACAAAGCCCCAGCGGGCCGCAGGTGCTATCATCGGCCCTGTCCACGGTTCTGACCGTGCTTGCACCCATTACCCCGCATATCTGCGAGGAACTCTGGTCGCACATGGGCTATCAGCACAGCCTGGCCTGGAGCAGGTGGCCGGAGTATGACCCCCGGGCCGTGGTTCGCCAGGAGATCACCGTGGTCATCCAGGTCAACGGCAAGCTTCGTTCCAGCATTAATGTTCCAGCGGAAATGGATCAGGAAGAACTTAAAAACCTCTGCCTCGAAGATGAAAAAGTCAAAAAGCATATCCAGGGCAAAGACGTGGTCAAAGTCATTTCTGTGCCCAAGAAGCTGGTGAACATAGTGGTGCGTTAA
- the lptE gene encoding LPS assembly lipoprotein LptE, producing MRLAALLFICLTLCAGCGYNFAGMTPVDMPEGVSRLHLDQVNNPTQEAWLEPYVRSNFRDEFSRRADISWVDREQSQAYIEIDIKNYRVSDDLTGAGDLTVRSDVRLDLEVNMYHSRDNELLWSSGSVRGSSSYYLAQDQAPVPGESTPGERQAAQEAVEEALRLATDRLGSEF from the coding sequence ATGCGTCTTGCAGCATTACTTTTTATCTGTCTGACCCTTTGCGCCGGATGCGGCTACAACTTCGCCGGCATGACCCCGGTGGACATGCCGGAAGGGGTAAGCCGCCTGCACCTGGACCAGGTGAATAATCCCACCCAGGAGGCATGGCTTGAGCCTTACGTTCGCTCCAACTTCCGCGACGAGTTCTCCAGGCGGGCGGATATATCCTGGGTGGACCGGGAGCAGTCCCAGGCCTATATTGAGATAGACATTAAAAACTACAGGGTTTCCGATGATCTCACCGGCGCTGGAGACCTAACGGTTCGCTCCGACGTCAGGCTGGATCTGGAGGTGAACATGTACCATTCCCGGGACAACGAACTGCTGTGGTCCTCGGGCAGCGTCCGCGGCAGCAGTTCTTATTACCTGGCCCAGGATCAGGCCCCTGTACCCGGAGAAAGCACTCCAGGGGAAAGACAGGCTGCACAGGAAGCAGTTGAAGAAGCCCTGCGCCTGGCCACGGACCGGCTGGGCAGTGAATTTTGA
- the lon gene encoding endopeptidase La, which produces MSDDKIFFAEPGEIVNPAEDNPKSESSGQESELEIPSSLPLLPVRDIVVFNYMILPLFVGRDKSIQAIDHALNNNRYLLISTQKDEQVENPGPDDLYQTGTVVMIMRMLKMPDGRLKVLVQGINKARIRRFVQTDPMDIVEIDVIKDKEFTDPTSESEALLRAAREQSEKLLGLRGVDASEIMAVLNSVDDPGRLADLVASNLRMKPADAQQILECDDPLQRLKMVNEQLVREVEVASMQAKIQNMAKEGMDKAQREYFLREQLKAIRKELGDVTESGDDLEQLRESLKKARLPAKVMKEAEKQLQRLENMHPDSAESTVARTYLEWLVEIPWKKKTKDRLDIKEAQKILNDDHYDLEKVKERILEYLSVRKLNPRMKGPILCFVGPPGVGKTSLGQSIARSLNRKFVRMSLGGMRDEAEIRGHRRTYIGSMPGRIIQSMKEAGSVNPVFMLDEIDKVGADFRGDPSSALLEVLDPEQNHSFTDHYLNVPYDLSKVMFICTSNILDTIPSALLDRMEVIRIPGYTEQEKVHIARKYLLPRQIKESGLKEKDISLSDGVLKEIIRNYTREAGLRNLEREIGAVCRKIARQVAEGKKGPFRITRKKVDKLLGVPKYMPEDREKELPAGVAIGLAWTAYGGEILHVEVSLMPGKGKLILTGQMGEVMKESAQAALSYARSRAKTLGLDEDLLDKRDIHIHVPAGATPKDGPSAGLTMVSALVSALLDRPLPGDIGMTGEITLRGRVLPVGGIKEKILAAVASGVKTVIIPDSNKRDFNEIPPELRKTIQVKTVENMDQIWPILDIARD; this is translated from the coding sequence ATGAGCGATGATAAGATATTTTTCGCCGAACCCGGGGAGATAGTTAATCCCGCGGAAGACAACCCAAAGTCTGAGAGCTCGGGCCAGGAGTCAGAGCTGGAGATACCCTCCAGCCTGCCGCTTCTGCCGGTGCGCGATATTGTGGTTTTCAACTACATGATCCTTCCCCTTTTCGTGGGGCGGGACAAAAGCATCCAGGCCATTGACCACGCCCTGAACAACAACCGCTACCTGCTTATCAGCACCCAGAAAGATGAACAGGTGGAAAATCCTGGTCCGGACGACCTGTACCAGACCGGTACCGTGGTCATGATCATGCGCATGCTGAAAATGCCCGACGGCCGCCTCAAGGTCCTGGTCCAGGGCATCAACAAGGCCAGGATCCGCAGATTCGTCCAGACGGATCCCATGGATATCGTGGAAATAGACGTGATCAAGGACAAGGAATTTACCGATCCCACTTCCGAGTCCGAAGCCCTTCTGCGGGCCGCCCGGGAGCAGAGTGAAAAGCTCCTGGGTCTTCGCGGTGTGGATGCTTCAGAGATCATGGCCGTTTTAAACAGTGTGGACGATCCGGGCCGCCTGGCCGACCTTGTGGCCTCCAACCTGAGGATGAAGCCCGCCGATGCCCAGCAGATCCTGGAGTGCGACGATCCTCTGCAGCGCCTGAAGATGGTCAACGAGCAGCTGGTGCGCGAGGTGGAGGTGGCCTCAATGCAGGCCAAGATCCAGAACATGGCCAAGGAGGGCATGGACAAGGCCCAGCGCGAATATTTCCTCCGGGAGCAGCTAAAAGCCATCCGCAAGGAACTGGGCGATGTCACCGAGAGCGGTGATGACCTGGAGCAGCTGCGCGAGTCCCTCAAAAAGGCCAGGCTCCCGGCCAAGGTGATGAAAGAGGCAGAAAAACAGCTCCAGAGGCTGGAAAACATGCACCCCGATTCAGCCGAGTCCACTGTGGCCAGGACATACCTGGAATGGCTGGTGGAAATCCCCTGGAAGAAGAAGACCAAGGACCGCCTGGATATAAAAGAGGCCCAGAAAATATTAAACGATGACCACTACGACCTGGAAAAGGTCAAGGAAAGGATCCTGGAATACTTGAGCGTGCGCAAGCTGAACCCCAGGATGAAGGGTCCCATCCTCTGCTTTGTGGGCCCCCCCGGCGTGGGCAAGACATCCCTGGGCCAGTCCATCGCCAGGTCCCTGAACAGAAAGTTCGTGCGCATGTCTCTGGGTGGAATGCGCGATGAGGCTGAGATTCGCGGCCACCGCAGGACCTACATAGGGTCCATGCCCGGACGTATCATCCAGAGCATGAAGGAAGCCGGCTCTGTCAACCCGGTCTTTATGCTGGACGAAATAGACAAGGTGGGCGCGGACTTCAGAGGCGACCCCTCCTCGGCCCTGCTGGAGGTTCTGGATCCGGAGCAGAACCACTCCTTCACCGACCATTACCTCAATGTCCCCTACGACCTGTCCAAGGTCATGTTCATCTGCACCTCCAATATCCTGGACACCATACCCTCGGCCCTTTTGGACCGCATGGAGGTTATCCGCATCCCCGGCTATACCGAACAGGAAAAGGTGCATATCGCCCGTAAATACCTCCTGCCCAGGCAGATAAAGGAAAGCGGGCTCAAGGAAAAGGACATCTCCCTTAGCGACGGCGTCTTAAAAGAGATTATCCGCAACTATACCCGGGAGGCGGGCCTCAGGAACCTGGAGCGCGAAATAGGCGCAGTATGCCGCAAAATCGCCAGACAGGTGGCTGAAGGCAAAAAAGGCCCCTTTCGCATCACCAGGAAAAAGGTGGACAAGCTCCTGGGCGTACCCAAGTATATGCCCGAGGACCGGGAAAAGGAACTGCCTGCAGGCGTGGCCATAGGCCTGGCCTGGACCGCTTACGGCGGGGAGATCCTGCATGTGGAGGTAAGCCTCATGCCGGGCAAGGGCAAGCTCATACTCACCGGCCAGATGGGCGAGGTCATGAAGGAAAGCGCCCAGGCGGCTCTAAGCTACGCCCGCAGTCGGGCCAAAACACTTGGTCTGGACGAAGACCTCCTGGACAAACGCGATATACACATTCACGTACCGGCCGGGGCCACCCCCAAGGACGGTCCTTCAGCCGGGCTGACCATGGTTTCCGCGCTTGTTTCGGCCCTGCTGGACAGGCCTTTGCCCGGGGATATAGGTATGACCGGGGAGATCACCCTTCGCGGCAGAGTGCTGCCTGTGGGGGGCATCAAGGAAAAAATCCTGGCTGCAGTGGCTTCCGGGGTCAAGACAGTGATTATTCCGGACTCCAACAAACGCGATTTCAATGAAATTCCTCCGGAGCTCAGGAAAACTATCCAGGTCAAAACAGTGGAAAATATGGACCAGATCTGGCCCATCCTGGATATAGCCAGGGATTAG
- a CDS encoding acylphosphatase, whose amino-acid sequence MNSMHCILSGKVQGVFFRSWTQEQAQSLGVKGWVRNLHDGRVEVLAQGDENALAEFKKRLIQGSSMSEVKDIKCEDMEYDKTYSKFEIR is encoded by the coding sequence ATGAATTCCATGCATTGTATACTCAGCGGCAAGGTTCAAGGCGTTTTTTTCAGATCCTGGACCCAAGAACAGGCTCAAAGCCTGGGAGTAAAAGGCTGGGTAAGAAACCTGCACGATGGCCGGGTGGAAGTCCTGGCCCAGGGGGATGAGAATGCCCTGGCCGAATTCAAGAAAAGACTTATCCAGGGCTCTTCCATGAGCGAAGTAAAAGACATCAAGTGCGAGGACATGGAATACGACAAGACCTATTCCAAATTCGAGATCAGGTAA